One window of Mediterraneibacter gnavus ATCC 29149 genomic DNA carries:
- a CDS encoding MmcQ/YjbR family DNA-binding protein: protein MKREEIFEYVKNQYGTVPEYLWETSPKSAVLRHKNGKWYAVLMQVEKSRLGLEEESMVDVINVKCEPDMVGLLTQTYGFLSGYHMNKKYWITMLLDGRVSEAKILDFWDLSYDLIDQKKD from the coding sequence TTGAAACGAGAAGAGATTTTTGAATATGTAAAAAACCAATATGGAACAGTTCCAGAGTATCTCTGGGAAACATCACCGAAAAGTGCAGTGCTTCGGCATAAAAATGGAAAGTGGTATGCAGTGCTGATGCAGGTTGAAAAATCTAGGTTGGGATTAGAAGAAGAGAGCATGGTAGATGTCATCAATGTGAAGTGCGAACCGGATATGGTTGGACTTCTGACACAGACTTATGGTTTTCTTTCGGGATATCATATGAATAAAAAGTACTGGATTACAATGTTGTTGGATGGAAGGGTGAGCGAAGCAAAGATATTGGATTTTTGGGATCTGAGTTATGATTTGATAGATCAGAAGAAAGATTGA
- a CDS encoding helix-turn-helix domain-containing protein, whose amino-acid sequence MARPRKYVIKLTDDELKTLKSIIRKSNTSKTIRSRCQIIIDLDEAHGKVLTHEQSARSNGVCLTTVTNTVTKYFSGGIEAVTEFKRNINSDNARRILDGRAEARIIELACGPVPEGHSRWTLRLLEKEAKVVLDTPVSKDAIRRALKKTNFDLTKMNTGAFPQERTQNL is encoded by the coding sequence ATGGCAAGACCAAGAAAATATGTCATTAAACTTACAGATGATGAATTGAAGACATTAAAATCTATAATTCGCAAAAGTAATACATCTAAAACTATTCGAAGCAGATGCCAGATTATTATTGATTTGGATGAGGCTCATGGGAAAGTATTAACCCATGAGCAATCCGCAAGATCAAATGGTGTTTGCCTGACAACTGTAACGAATACAGTGACCAAATATTTTTCCGGTGGCATTGAAGCGGTTACCGAGTTCAAAAGAAATATCAATTCCGACAATGCAAGGCGTATCCTTGATGGACGTGCAGAAGCACGTATTATTGAACTTGCCTGCGGTCCTGTTCCAGAAGGTCATTCCAGATGGACTTTGCGTCTGCTGGAAAAAGAAGCCAAAGTAGTGCTTGATACACCGGTTAGCAAAGATGCTATCCGTAGAGCCTTAAAAAAAACAAACTTCGACCTCACAAAAATGAATACTGGTGCATTCCCTCAAGAGAGGACGCAGAATTTATAG
- a CDS encoding sensor histidine kinase, protein MRKLSLQWRLTILTTVLITVLCGCLTFFLYKNGVYYIDTLQETVTDQGKTPEALYIEIPDNEWDNFASQFATEVYNSKSDYRNRSLLITGVVALLGGAVTYFISGRALKPLREFSETVEKVQAQNLTDYTIEENKIAELDILRTSYNKMLLRLSESFETQRQFTGNAAHELRTPLALIQAQLDLYHASENPENGEAAQETIQMVTEQNERLSKLVRTLLDMSELQTVARNDKIELCGLIEEVLADLEPLAQEKGVTLIQKSQSTVDEKEENAGEGLMLTGSDILIYRMLYNLVENAIKYNHTDGKVTVSAERKRKEVVLTIADTGNGIDETFRERIFEPFFRVDKSRSRKIGGVGLGLAMVREIVQVHDGEIEVHGNEQGGTTFEVKMSIERLTIKSQV, encoded by the coding sequence ATGAGAAAATTATCACTCCAGTGGAGACTGACAATCCTTACTACAGTGTTGATCACAGTATTGTGCGGATGCCTTACATTTTTCTTATATAAGAATGGAGTCTATTATATCGATACACTTCAGGAAACAGTTACAGATCAGGGAAAAACACCGGAAGCACTATACATTGAGATTCCGGATAATGAGTGGGACAATTTTGCATCACAATTTGCTACGGAGGTATATAATTCGAAATCCGATTATAGAAACAGAAGTCTACTGATCACAGGTGTTGTAGCGTTACTTGGTGGAGCGGTGACATATTTTATTAGTGGCCGTGCATTAAAACCGCTCAGAGAGTTTTCTGAGACAGTTGAAAAAGTACAGGCACAGAACCTGACGGATTATACGATCGAAGAGAATAAGATTGCAGAGCTGGACATACTTCGTACGTCTTATAATAAGATGCTTTTGCGACTGTCGGAATCGTTCGAGACACAGCGCCAGTTTACCGGGAATGCAGCACATGAGCTGCGGACTCCTTTGGCATTAATTCAAGCACAACTGGACCTCTATCATGCGTCAGAAAATCCGGAGAATGGGGAAGCGGCGCAAGAGACGATCCAGATGGTGACAGAGCAGAACGAGCGTCTCAGCAAGTTGGTCAGAACACTTCTGGATATGAGTGAGTTACAGACAGTAGCGCGCAATGACAAGATCGAACTTTGTGGACTAATCGAGGAAGTGCTGGCAGATCTGGAACCGTTGGCACAGGAAAAAGGTGTTACACTGATACAGAAATCGCAGAGTACAGTAGATGAAAAAGAAGAGAATGCAGGCGAGGGTCTGATGCTGACAGGAAGTGATATACTGATCTATCGGATGCTTTATAACCTTGTTGAAAATGCGATTAAATACAACCATACAGATGGAAAAGTTACGGTATCGGCAGAACGAAAGAGGAAAGAAGTTGTTCTGACGATTGCAGATACAGGAAATGGAATCGATGAGACATTCCGAGAGCGGATCTTTGAACCATTCTTCCGGGTGGATAAGTCAAGAAGCCGAAAAATTGGCGGTGTAGGTCTTGGACTTGCAATGGTACGCGAGATCGTGCAGGTGCATGACGGGGAGATTGAGGTTCATGGAAATGAGCAGGGCGGAACGACATTTGAAGTGAAAATGAGTATAGAAAGACTAACTATTAAAAGTCAAGTCTAA
- a CDS encoding VirB4-like conjugal transfer ATPase, CD1110 family yields MIKTLQQALKMDREKFKVPRSVQQAIPIQRIWPDGVFQSGTKFSKTFRFSDINYAIASKEDKTEMFLDYSELLNALDSGAAAKITLNNRQINKEEFEASLLLPMKEDGLDEYRKEYNEMLLSKVSGTNNSIYQERYLTVSVHKKNIDEARTYFARVGTDIITHLSKLSSIGEELDAEQRLQIFRDFFRADEPQCFPFDMKAFAKKGSSFKDWICPQSMEFSKDFFKINERFGRVLYMQDYASYVKDDMISELCDLSRDLMLSIDILPVPTDEAVREIQNRLLGVETNVTNWQRRQNANNNFSAIVPYDMELQRKETKEMLDDLTTRDQRMMFGILTMVHMADSKKQLDSDTESILSVVRKHLCQMATLKWQQVDGLNTVLPYGIRKINALRTLTTESTAVLIPFHTQEIMQPGGIYYGQNAVSKNMLVADRRKLLNGNSFRLGVSGSGKSFSAKEEIVDLALSTEDDILILDPESEFGSLVEALNGEVISISATSHTHLNALDMDSAYGNDKNPLIEKSEFILSLFEQLVGAGNLSAKEKSILDRCTADVYREYIRSGYKSEVPTLKDLYRQLMLQPEEEARGLALSSELFINGSLNTFAQKTNVDTKNRIIAYDIRELGEQLMPLGMLVTLDSIFNRVIQNWKKGKTTWVFADEFYLLFRYQYSADFFYRLYKRIRKYHGFVTSLTQNVEELLKSDTARLMLANSEFLILLNQAATDRDELASLLNISENQLSYITNVGAGKGLIRCSGNLVPFENSFPKNTKLYRLMTTKPGEC; encoded by the coding sequence TTGATTAAAACCTTACAACAGGCATTGAAAATGGACCGGGAGAAATTTAAAGTCCCAAGGTCTGTCCAGCAGGCGATCCCGATCCAGCGGATCTGGCCGGATGGAGTATTCCAGTCCGGGACAAAGTTTTCCAAGACCTTCCGGTTTTCCGATATCAACTATGCCATCGCAAGCAAAGAGGATAAGACGGAAATGTTCTTGGATTACAGTGAACTGTTAAATGCCTTAGATTCCGGTGCGGCGGCAAAGATCACTTTAAATAATAGGCAGATCAATAAAGAAGAATTTGAAGCATCCCTTCTTTTGCCAATGAAAGAGGACGGGCTGGATGAATACCGAAAGGAATACAACGAAATGCTGCTATCCAAGGTCAGCGGCACCAACAACAGCATCTATCAGGAACGGTATCTGACGGTCAGTGTCCATAAAAAGAACATCGATGAGGCAAGGACTTATTTTGCACGTGTGGGAACGGATATCATCACCCATCTGAGCAAGCTGTCCTCCATTGGGGAAGAACTGGATGCGGAACAGAGGTTACAGATCTTCCGGGATTTCTTTCGGGCAGATGAACCCCAGTGCTTTCCTTTCGATATGAAGGCATTTGCCAAAAAGGGGAGCAGCTTCAAGGATTGGATCTGTCCCCAGTCCATGGAGTTTTCCAAAGACTTCTTCAAGATTAATGAACGGTTTGGGCGGGTGCTGTATATGCAGGATTATGCCAGTTATGTCAAGGATGACATGATCTCGGAGCTGTGCGATCTAAGCCGGGACTTGATGCTGTCCATCGATATCCTCCCGGTACCCACAGACGAAGCGGTGCGTGAGATCCAGAACCGTCTGCTTGGCGTGGAGACCAATGTGACCAACTGGCAGAGACGCCAGAATGCCAACAATAACTTTTCTGCCATTGTGCCTTATGATATGGAATTACAGCGGAAGGAAACCAAAGAGATGCTGGATGACCTGACCACCAGGGATCAGCGGATGATGTTCGGCATCCTCACCATGGTACATATGGCAGACAGCAAGAAACAGTTGGATTCGGATACGGAGAGCATCTTGTCGGTAGTAAGAAAGCATTTATGTCAGATGGCAACCTTGAAATGGCAGCAAGTGGATGGACTCAATACGGTACTTCCTTATGGCATCCGTAAGATCAATGCCCTTCGTACCCTGACCACAGAATCCACTGCTGTGCTGATCCCTTTCCATACCCAGGAGATCATGCAGCCGGGTGGCATCTATTATGGACAGAATGCGGTGAGCAAAAATATGCTGGTGGCAGACCGGAGGAAGTTATTGAATGGAAACTCCTTCCGATTGGGTGTCAGCGGTTCGGGAAAGAGTTTCTCGGCAAAAGAAGAGATCGTGGACCTTGCCCTGTCTACGGAAGATGACATCTTGATTTTAGATCCGGAGTCGGAATTCGGTTCTTTGGTGGAAGCGCTGAATGGGGAAGTAATCTCCATTTCTGCAACGTCCCATACCCATCTGAACGCGCTGGATATGGACTCCGCCTATGGAAATGACAAGAATCCGCTGATCGAGAAGTCGGAGTTTATCCTGTCCTTGTTTGAACAGTTGGTGGGGGCTGGCAACTTGTCTGCCAAGGAAAAGTCCATCCTGGACCGCTGTACCGCAGATGTGTACCGGGAATATATCCGAAGCGGTTATAAAAGCGAAGTGCCGACCTTGAAAGATCTGTACCGACAGCTCATGCTCCAGCCGGAAGAGGAAGCCAGGGGGCTTGCCTTGTCTTCAGAGTTGTTCATCAATGGAAGCCTGAACACCTTCGCCCAGAAAACCAATGTGGATACGAAGAACCGTATCATTGCCTATGATATCCGGGAACTGGGAGAGCAGCTCATGCCCCTGGGAATGCTGGTCACCTTGGACAGCATCTTCAACCGGGTGATCCAAAACTGGAAGAAAGGAAAGACTACCTGGGTTTTTGCCGATGAGTTTTACCTGTTGTTCCGGTATCAGTACAGTGCGGACTTTTTCTACCGGCTCTATAAGAGAATCCGTAAATACCATGGGTTTGTCACAAGTTTAACGCAGAACGTAGAGGAACTTTTGAAATCGGATACGGCAAGGCTGATGCTGGCAAACAGTGAGTTTTTGATCCTTTTGAACCAGGCTGCCACAGACCGGGACGAACTGGCATCTCTTTTGAACATTTCCGAGAACCAGTTATCCTATATCACCAATGTAGGCGCAGGTAAGGGTTTGATCCGGTGTTCCGGAAATCTTGTGCCATTTGAGAACAGCTTCCCAAAGAATACGAAGCTGTACCGTTTGATGACAACGAAACCAGGTGAATGCTAG
- a CDS encoding DUF6674 family protein has translation MEEGETVEIQETREPLREQGSIRALLELLEQQGMEQEKGDVLRMADYIDSMEMQLGTVLKELGEVKKQLGVMQESKVKLFAVNTIQKAEHQVQTLRFQVGEWKRKFVGRAEQAVMDFKEKGKDALACAVKGMHLTQGLQKIQSSLHTVMLSMDQKIDRLGSMAEELHVAKEHLRKAFLEAGGKEVRKLTERNSEQGIIFQTQKVLFQSMRSIHQLEQKTERLKQQAEKLEAREGKQLSVRNTL, from the coding sequence ATGGAAGAAGGAGAAACAGTGGAAATCCAGGAAACGAGAGAACCGCTTCGGGAGCAGGGCAGTATCCGGGCATTGCTGGAACTTTTGGAACAACAGGGCATGGAGCAGGAAAAAGGGGATGTGCTCCGTATGGCAGACTATATTGATTCTATGGAAATGCAGCTGGGAACTGTCCTAAAGGAATTGGGAGAGGTGAAGAAGCAATTGGGTGTGATGCAGGAAAGCAAGGTCAAACTCTTTGCGGTGAACACAATCCAGAAGGCGGAACATCAGGTGCAAACACTTCGTTTTCAGGTGGGAGAATGGAAAAGAAAGTTTGTGGGACGAGCAGAACAGGCAGTTATGGACTTTAAAGAAAAGGGGAAAGATGCCCTTGCCTGTGCGGTAAAGGGAATGCACCTTACTCAAGGCTTGCAAAAAATCCAATCGTCTCTGCATACGGTGATGCTGTCGATGGATCAGAAGATTGACCGTCTGGGGAGCATGGCGGAAGAACTGCATGTTGCCAAAGAGCATCTGCGGAAGGCATTTCTGGAAGCGGGTGGAAAAGAGGTGCGAAAGCTCACAGAACGCAATTCCGAACAGGGAATCATCTTTCAAACGCAGAAAGTGCTATTCCAGTCTATGCGGAGTATCCATCAGTTGGAGCAGAAAACAGAGCGATTGAAACAGCAGGCTGAGAAACTGGAAGCAAGAGAAGGAAAACAATTGTCTGTGAGGAATACCTTGTAG
- a CDS encoding response regulator transcription factor encodes MLALYNRRCKISVKKMEKNKVRLLVVEDEKKLCDMIAKSLHQSGYEVDVCNDGEEALDMIYAEMYDLIVLDLNLPGVDGMEILRELRKEDEETKVLILSARSQIADKIEGLDAGANDYMEKPFHLQELEARVRSLTRRKFIQKNVCLECNGIRFDIRERVAYAEENPVALTRKENGILEYLLLNQGRPVSQEELIEHVWDSSVDSFSGSIRVHMSSLRRKLKAGLGYDPIVNRIGEGYKIGGDSKA; translated from the coding sequence ATGTTGGCATTATACAATAGGAGGTGTAAAATTTCTGTTAAGAAGATGGAGAAAAATAAAGTGAGATTATTAGTCGTTGAAGATGAGAAGAAATTATGTGACATGATCGCGAAAAGTCTGCACCAGAGCGGCTATGAGGTGGATGTATGCAATGACGGAGAAGAAGCATTGGATATGATTTATGCTGAAATGTATGATCTGATCGTGCTTGATCTTAATCTTCCTGGGGTGGATGGGATGGAGATTCTTCGGGAACTTCGTAAAGAAGATGAAGAGACAAAGGTATTGATCTTGTCTGCGAGAAGTCAGATTGCAGATAAAATTGAAGGGTTGGATGCAGGTGCGAATGATTATATGGAAAAACCATTTCATTTGCAGGAACTCGAGGCACGCGTGAGAAGTCTGACGAGACGAAAATTCATACAGAAAAATGTCTGCCTGGAATGCAACGGCATTCGGTTTGATATAAGAGAACGAGTGGCGTATGCAGAAGAGAATCCGGTTGCGTTGACGAGAAAAGAAAATGGGATTCTAGAGTATCTTCTTCTGAATCAGGGCCGGCCGGTCAGCCAGGAAGAGTTGATTGAGCATGTTTGGGATTCTTCTGTGGATAGTTTTAGCGGCTCTATTCGTGTGCATATGTCTTCTCTGAGGAGAAAACTCAAGGCGGGACTTGGCTATGATCCGATTGTAAATAGGATTGGCGAGGGTTATAAGATAGGAGGAGATAGCAAAGCATGA
- a CDS encoding 4Fe-4S binding protein, with translation MDKKMKSNKNPLVRFRGWIQAAATLLTNIHIPNLFKGKIYQGNVKTMCVPGLNCYSCPAATGACPIGAFQAVVGSSKFKFTYYITGFFILLGVLLGRFICGFLCPFGWFQDLLHKIPGKKFSTAKLKPLRYLKYVILVVFVILLPAFVTNSLGMGDPFFCKYICPQGVLEGAIPLALANSGIRAALGHLFTFKFTILALFIILSILFYRPFCKWICPLGAIYSLFNKVSFLKIQVDHEKCVGCQKCSRVCKMDVNVVDTPNHPECIRCGECMKACPTDAICYHYGFSNKKKADNK, from the coding sequence TTGGATAAGAAAATGAAATCAAACAAAAACCCTCTGGTCCGCTTCCGCGGATGGATTCAGGCAGCTGCTACACTACTGACCAACATTCACATCCCGAATCTGTTTAAAGGGAAAATTTATCAGGGAAATGTAAAAACGATGTGCGTCCCGGGACTAAACTGTTACTCTTGTCCTGCCGCCACAGGTGCCTGTCCGATTGGAGCTTTTCAAGCCGTGGTCGGTTCTTCAAAATTCAAATTTACCTACTACATCACCGGATTTTTCATCCTGTTAGGTGTTCTGTTAGGACGGTTTATCTGTGGATTCCTCTGTCCGTTTGGATGGTTCCAGGATCTGCTGCATAAGATTCCGGGCAAGAAATTTTCCACCGCAAAACTGAAGCCTCTGCGGTATCTGAAATATGTGATTCTGGTCGTCTTTGTTATACTACTTCCGGCATTTGTAACCAATTCACTTGGTATGGGAGATCCTTTCTTCTGCAAATACATTTGCCCACAGGGCGTACTTGAAGGCGCAATTCCGCTGGCACTTGCCAACTCAGGAATCCGTGCCGCACTCGGACATTTATTTACATTTAAGTTCACAATCCTTGCGCTTTTCATCATCCTGAGCATCTTGTTTTACCGTCCATTTTGTAAATGGATCTGCCCGCTGGGTGCTATTTATTCACTGTTTAACAAGGTATCTTTTCTTAAGATTCAGGTTGATCATGAGAAATGTGTTGGCTGCCAGAAATGTAGTCGTGTCTGTAAGATGGATGTCAATGTAGTAGACACACCAAACCATCCGGAGTGTATCCGATGCGGAGAATGTATGAAAGCCTGTCCGACTGATGCAATCTGCTATCATTACGGATTTTCAAACAAAAAAAAGGCTGACAATAAATAA
- a CDS encoding CD1871A family CXXC motif-containing protein: protein MKSEKASQILLLTAGLVLFFGGIFRGEAAVVLSKAIKLCMECVGIG from the coding sequence ATGAAATCTGAAAAAGCATCACAGATTCTTTTACTTACAGCCGGTCTGGTTCTTTTCTTTGGCGGAATTTTCCGCGGCGAAGCCGCTGTAGTACTCAGCAAAGCAATAAAATTATGTATGGAGTGTGTCGGAATTGGATAA
- a CDS encoding CHAP domain-containing protein: protein MKDIKEKVRDQSPKIRNPASRLPKELVRSAMLETKEKTSIMADKIGRETGEESPVEYAGNRIERVEQRAGKESAFAAYRGGKKLAVKTYEKLKEQRQKQREAVTAPLDGETGNGGTSAQTGQARAKKGRTGAGRSIKVKPEAEKTIKEAGNRAVKTAPRMVKASPVSYKKVKTQAILQKKQALTSMRAAREAKRAAMRSAQAARQSAEAAKTTARGLKAMAEAAAHAVKAAFAALMAGGGMVFVILILIVGIIGGASFIGSSQSSEPLSAEVLAHTQVIQRYASEFGIPEYVSVIQAIMMQESGGRGTDPMQASECPYNTQYPNTPGAIQDADYSIKVGVQYYADCVREAGCKSPQDMDKLKLSLQGYNYGNGYITWAIRKHGGYSEANALQVSQEQAAAHGWPRYGDPEYVPHVLRYYSGGGVFAGLFGKGQLVTIAKSQLGNEGGQKFWSWYGFDSREEWCACFVSWCADQAGLIQKEVVPKFSVCTDGVALFQAKRKWQGGGSVPTPGSLIFFDWNQDGASDHVGIVESCDGTTVHTIEGNSGDAVKQNSYTVNSQSILGYGLVTY from the coding sequence TTGAAAGATATCAAAGAAAAAGTGCGGGATCAAAGTCCAAAGATCCGCAATCCTGCCTCCCGGCTTCCGAAAGAACTGGTGCGTTCTGCGATGCTGGAGACAAAAGAAAAGACCAGCATCATGGCAGATAAGATCGGAAGAGAAACGGGAGAGGAATCCCCGGTAGAATATGCTGGAAACCGGATAGAACGAGTGGAACAGCGGGCTGGGAAAGAAAGCGCTTTTGCAGCCTATCGTGGCGGAAAGAAGCTGGCAGTGAAAACCTATGAAAAGTTAAAAGAACAAAGACAAAAGCAGAGAGAAGCTGTTACCGCCCCTTTGGACGGGGAAACAGGAAACGGCGGAACATCTGCCCAGACAGGACAGGCAAGAGCAAAGAAAGGGCGCACAGGAGCCGGACGGAGCATCAAGGTCAAACCGGAAGCGGAGAAAACGATCAAGGAAGCCGGAAACCGGGCAGTAAAAACAGCGCCCCGCATGGTGAAAGCGTCCCCGGTTTCTTACAAGAAGGTGAAAACCCAGGCAATCTTACAAAAAAAACAGGCTCTAACATCTATGAGGGCGGCAAGGGAAGCAAAACGGGCTGCCATGCGTTCTGCCCAGGCAGCAAGACAAAGCGCCGAGGCGGCAAAAACAACTGCCAGGGGGCTGAAAGCTATGGCGGAAGCTGCCGCCCATGCGGTAAAGGCAGCTTTTGCAGCATTGATGGCAGGCGGTGGTATGGTATTTGTGATCTTGATCCTTATTGTAGGAATCATTGGCGGCGCTTCGTTTATCGGGAGTTCCCAGAGCAGCGAGCCGCTGAGTGCGGAAGTCCTGGCCCATACCCAAGTGATCCAGCGGTATGCCAGTGAATTTGGAATCCCGGAATATGTATCGGTCATCCAGGCAATCATGATGCAGGAAAGCGGCGGGAGAGGAACCGATCCCATGCAGGCCAGCGAGTGTCCGTATAATACCCAGTATCCTAATACGCCTGGTGCAATTCAGGATGCAGACTATTCCATCAAGGTAGGCGTACAGTATTATGCAGATTGTGTCCGGGAAGCCGGATGTAAAAGCCCACAGGATATGGACAAGTTAAAACTTAGTTTACAAGGCTATAATTACGGGAATGGGTACATCACATGGGCAATCCGAAAACATGGGGGCTATAGTGAAGCCAATGCACTGCAGGTTTCCCAGGAACAGGCAGCCGCCCATGGATGGCCAAGGTATGGCGATCCGGAGTATGTACCCCATGTGCTTCGATATTATTCCGGCGGGGGAGTGTTTGCCGGACTTTTTGGAAAGGGGCAGCTTGTGACCATTGCGAAAAGCCAGTTGGGGAACGAAGGCGGCCAGAAGTTCTGGTCATGGTATGGATTTGACAGTCGGGAAGAATGGTGTGCCTGTTTTGTCAGCTGGTGTGCGGATCAGGCAGGACTTATTCAAAAGGAAGTAGTGCCAAAGTTTTCTGTTTGTACGGACGGTGTGGCTTTGTTTCAGGCAAAGAGAAAATGGCAAGGTGGAGGAAGTGTTCCGACGCCAGGAAGCCTCATCTTTTTTGACTGGAATCAGGATGGAGCCAGTGACCATGTAGGAATCGTGGAAAGCTGTGATGGAACTACGGTACATACGATTGAAGGAAATAGTGGAGATGCAGTAAAGCAGAATAGTTATACAGTGAATTCCCAGTCCATTTTGGGATATGGACTGGTTACTTATTAA
- a CDS encoding TlpA disulfide reductase family protein, which produces MKNKTLRTNSMKLKKVIAASLAISVLFAFTGCGSSSSTNNTNTKQESSSTTETGSADELNEKLNDLYQQENQLFADHKDAWDKAFGLMNKNAAGDAMSENYADSLASTVESNKDSFSEEEYETLCKDIETIRGIEEEIAKLEKEIAASDSSDSSSSKSDESTAVFKAFKGKDLDGNDVDDSLFTNNKVTVVNFWFSGCKPCVGELSKLNELNETLKKMGGEVVGINTDTLDDNQDGIKEAKEILKAQGASYKNLTFDSDSTVGKYAGNIMAFPTTVLVDKDGNIVGEPLMGGIDDQANYDQLMKQIQSVIDQK; this is translated from the coding sequence ATGAAAAACAAAACACTTAGAACAAACTCAATGAAATTAAAAAAGGTAATTGCTGCATCCCTTGCCATTTCTGTACTTTTTGCGTTTACAGGCTGCGGAAGCTCTTCCTCAACAAACAATACAAACACAAAACAGGAATCTTCTTCCACAACAGAAACTGGCAGCGCAGACGAGCTGAACGAAAAACTGAACGACCTTTACCAGCAGGAAAACCAGCTTTTTGCTGATCACAAAGATGCATGGGACAAAGCCTTTGGTCTTATGAACAAGAACGCTGCCGGTGATGCCATGAGCGAAAACTATGCTGATTCCCTCGCAAGCACAGTGGAATCTAACAAAGACTCTTTCTCTGAAGAAGAATATGAAACTCTGTGCAAAGACATCGAGACAATCCGCGGAATTGAAGAAGAAATTGCCAAGCTTGAGAAAGAGATTGCTGCATCCGATTCCTCTGACAGTTCTTCCTCCAAATCAGACGAATCCACAGCTGTATTCAAAGCTTTCAAAGGAAAAGATTTGGATGGAAATGATGTAGATGACAGCCTTTTCACTAATAACAAAGTTACAGTTGTAAACTTCTGGTTCAGTGGGTGCAAGCCATGCGTTGGAGAGCTTTCTAAACTGAATGAATTAAACGAAACACTCAAGAAAATGGGTGGCGAAGTTGTTGGTATCAATACAGACACTTTAGATGACAATCAGGATGGAATCAAAGAAGCGAAAGAAATCTTAAAAGCTCAAGGTGCTTCCTACAAGAATCTGACTTTCGATTCTGATTCAACAGTTGGAAAATACGCCGGCAACATTATGGCATTCCCTACAACAGTTCTTGTTGATAAAGACGGAAATATCGTTGGCGAGCCTTTGATGGGCGGAATTGACGATCAAGCAAACTACGATCAGCTGATGAAACAGATTCAGTCCGTAATCGACCAGAAATAA
- a CDS encoding PrgI family protein produces MEVKMNKEIRNYQESMFMGLNLRQCIFSLLAIAVAVGIYFGLGKYVGQEMTGWLCILGAAPFAACGFFQYHGMNAEQFAWAYIKSEFLYPKRLLFQSEDLYHACMEETLALGEKTRGDGAALLKKKGTAGKKETDETEKENGKEWCV; encoded by the coding sequence ATGGAAGTAAAAATGAATAAAGAGATCCGCAACTATCAGGAGTCCATGTTTATGGGACTGAACTTGCGCCAGTGTATTTTCTCCCTGCTTGCCATCGCTGTGGCGGTAGGGATTTATTTTGGCTTGGGAAAGTATGTGGGACAGGAAATGACCGGGTGGCTGTGCATCTTAGGGGCTGCCCCTTTCGCAGCCTGTGGTTTTTTCCAGTACCATGGCATGAATGCGGAGCAGTTTGCCTGGGCGTATATCAAGTCTGAATTTTTATACCCCAAGCGCCTGCTGTTTCAAAGTGAGGACTTGTACCATGCCTGTATGGAAGAAACACTGGCCCTGGGAGAAAAGACCAGGGGAGATGGTGCAGCCCTTTTGAAAAAAAAGGGAACAGCGGGCAAAAAAGAAACGGATGAAACAGAAAAAGAGAACGGGAAGGAGTGGTGCGTTTGA